One genomic segment of Flagellimonas marinaquae includes these proteins:
- the secG gene encoding preprotein translocase subunit SecG — protein sequence MSTFTIFLVLIIIVCLLLVLVIMVQNPKGGGLSSSFGGSGNQVVGGVKKTGDFLDKSTWTLATLLIVLILLSNVSLKGSYSQADSKLLQGDDTEIPETIPEEVPEQVPATTPSPTDTIG from the coding sequence ATGAGCACGTTTACAATTTTTTTGGTACTGATTATTATCGTGTGCCTTTTGTTGGTCTTGGTCATTATGGTCCAGAATCCTAAAGGTGGAGGTTTGTCATCTTCTTTTGGCGGAAGTGGCAACCAAGTTGTTGGTGGTGTAAAAAAGACAGGCGACTTCTTGGACAAGAGTACTTGGACCTTGGCCACTTTGTTGATCGTTTTAATATTGCTTTCCAATGTTTCCTTAAAAGGAAGTTATAGTCAAGCAGATTCCAAACTACTTCAAGGGGACGATACCGAAATTCCCGAGACCATTCCAGAAGAAGTACCGGAACAAGTACCAGCAACTACTCCGAGTCCAACGGACACTATCGGGTAG
- a CDS encoding co-chaperone GroES, producing MAKVNIKPLADRVLIEPLQAETKTASGIIIPDNAKEKPQKGTVVAVGPGTKDEKVTVKVGDTVLYGKYAGTELKLDGTDYLMMRESDILAIV from the coding sequence ATGGCTAAAGTAAATATCAAACCATTGGCAGACAGGGTTTTGATCGAGCCTCTACAGGCCGAGACAAAAACTGCCTCCGGTATCATTATCCCGGACAACGCAAAGGAAAAACCACAAAAGGGAACCGTTGTGGCAGTTGGCCCCGGGACCAAGGACGAAAAAGTTACCGTTAAGGTAGGCGATACCGTTCTTTATGGAAAATATGCCGGTACCGAACTCAAGCTCGATGGCACCGACTATTTGATGATGCGCGAAAGCGATATTTTGGCAATTGTTTAA
- a CDS encoding LptE family protein: MKLMQKNGIKFAMLGLAFFLQSCGAYNFSGADIGTAQSFQVNFFQNYADQTPGSVIVPGLGRDFTLALQDMINDLTSLSLTGSNGDLMYEGEIVEYKVVPMTATADQLTAQNRLTMSVNVRFYNTTKEDSDFERRFSFFYDFDAAASLTSVQAAAHEEIFERLTQDIFNASLGNW; the protein is encoded by the coding sequence ATGAAATTGATGCAAAAAAACGGAATTAAGTTTGCCATGCTGGGACTGGCATTTTTCTTGCAGAGTTGTGGTGCCTATAACTTTTCTGGAGCCGATATAGGTACCGCGCAAAGTTTCCAGGTCAACTTTTTCCAAAACTATGCTGACCAAACACCTGGCTCGGTGATCGTACCCGGACTGGGCAGGGATTTTACTTTGGCTCTACAGGATATGATCAACGATCTTACCAGTCTATCACTTACCGGAAGCAATGGTGATCTAATGTACGAAGGCGAAATAGTGGAATACAAGGTCGTTCCCATGACAGCGACAGCTGACCAACTAACAGCTCAAAACCGATTGACCATGAGCGTTAATGTCCGGTTTTACAATACCACCAAAGAAGATTCAGATTTTGAAAGACGGTTTTCCTTCTTTTACGATTTTGATGCCGCAGCCTCGCTGACCTCGGTACAGGCCGCAGCACACGAAGAAATTTTTGAACGACTAACCCAAGATATTTTTAATGCATCTTTGGGAAATTGGTAA